The Anaerolineae bacterium genome has a segment encoding these proteins:
- a CDS encoding sugar ABC transporter permease, which produces MAAVQPSAVRTLRPSAVPARRALGPVARDQRRTGILFVIVPMALFLVFSVIPMGFACYLSFTDFKFTRAPIWTGLENFSYLATDKVFRTALRNTALYALGVVPTGMVLSLFVALLLNQKIRGIVIFRTAYYLPVVTSTVASAVVWMWMFATDVGILNAGLEMVGLPPQRWLMDTRLALPSVMFMSVWKSLGYSMIIYLAALQGIPGHLYEAAEIDGASSWHKFWSITLPLLKATTFFIFVTSVISSFQVFGSVFVMTQGGPGYATTTIVHQIYLNAFKYLRMGYGAAEALVLFAIIFILSMINWFFLRSDVEYW; this is translated from the coding sequence ATGGCAGCTGTCCAGCCCAGCGCCGTTCGGACCTTGAGACCGAGCGCAGTGCCGGCCCGACGGGCCCTCGGGCCCGTGGCCCGCGACCAACGGAGAACGGGCATCCTGTTTGTCATCGTGCCCATGGCGCTCTTCCTCGTGTTCTCAGTGATCCCCATGGGCTTCGCCTGCTACTTGAGCTTCACCGACTTCAAGTTCACCCGAGCACCGATCTGGACCGGCTTGGAGAACTTCAGCTACTTGGCTACGGACAAGGTGTTCCGGACTGCCCTGAGAAACACCGCCCTGTATGCCCTGGGGGTGGTGCCCACGGGCATGGTACTATCCCTCTTCGTGGCCCTGCTTCTGAACCAGAAGATACGGGGCATCGTCATATTCCGCACCGCCTACTACCTGCCGGTGGTCACCTCCACAGTGGCCAGCGCCGTGGTATGGATGTGGATGTTCGCCACCGATGTGGGCATCCTCAACGCCGGCTTGGAGATGGTGGGCTTGCCCCCTCAACGGTGGCTCATGGACACCCGGCTGGCGCTGCCCTCGGTGATGTTCATGTCGGTGTGGAAGAGCTTGGGCTACAGCATGATCATCTACCTGGCAGCCCTGCAGGGGATTCCAGGGCACCTGTATGAGGCGGCCGAGATTGACGGGGCCAGCTCCTGGCACAAGTTCTGGAGCATCACCCTGCCCCTTCTCAAGGCCACCACCTTCTTCATCTTCGTCACCTCGGTGATAAGCTCCTTTCAGGTGTTCGGCAGCGTCTTCGTCATGACCCAGGGGGGCCCCGGCTATGCCACTACTACTATCGTGCACCAGATCTACCTGAATGCGTTCAAGTACCTGCGCATGGGCTACGGTGCCGCCGAAGCGCTGGTGCTCTTTGCCATCATCTTCATCCTGTCCATGATCAACTGGTTCTTCCTGCGCAGCGATGTGGAGTACTGGTAG
- a CDS encoding ABC transporter substrate-binding protein, with product MRKSRLTRRDFVRKSALAAAGAVVVGCAPATPQVVEKEVTREVVKEVEKVVTVAPGPTEKVQVSFWSELVGSKEEGRAALLSAFNAASDDIEVVHEPTFGSDETAQKFLTAVSGGIVPDLLGNEADYIPGYAEIDALTDLGPFMEASETVKIDSFPRGVISLCMYDNKVWGIPVYADTMVLYYNKNLLAEAGFDPEQPPRDWDSFREAAIATSKRDASGKLLVSGVGIGAWSGPRVFMPWLYAWGGRMYNDDLTKAEFNSPEGKEVLNNLVKLIYEDKVTDFGWGEEFEDSVNEPFIAETMAMTFDVPAATRRIVRWRPEFQNWGLVGLPAGPKGFAQIASACALMIPKNAKHPKEAWRVIEYWMQPKVMVRWAKDIFRPPSTLAAMEDESVMQDPRIAPVTEALQYTVEMPQTTKYGEIFNTLSAEIELALVGDKSADQALDDAAAAVDQILARP from the coding sequence GTGAGGAAGAGCAGGCTTACCCGTCGGGACTTCGTCAGAAAGTCAGCGCTGGCAGCAGCCGGCGCCGTGGTGGTCGGCTGTGCCCCAGCCACCCCCCAGGTGGTCGAGAAGGAGGTGACCAGGGAGGTAGTCAAAGAAGTCGAGAAGGTAGTGACAGTGGCCCCCGGGCCAACCGAGAAGGTCCAAGTCAGCTTCTGGTCGGAGCTGGTGGGCTCCAAGGAGGAGGGACGCGCTGCGCTCCTGAGCGCCTTCAATGCCGCCTCGGACGACATCGAGGTGGTTCATGAGCCCACCTTCGGTAGCGACGAGACGGCCCAGAAGTTTCTCACTGCCGTCTCCGGCGGCATCGTGCCCGACCTGTTGGGTAACGAGGCCGACTACATCCCTGGGTACGCCGAGATAGACGCCCTGACTGACCTCGGGCCTTTCATGGAGGCCTCAGAGACAGTCAAGATTGACAGCTTCCCGCGCGGCGTCATCTCCCTGTGCATGTACGACAACAAGGTCTGGGGCATACCGGTCTATGCCGATACTATGGTTCTGTACTACAACAAGAACCTGCTTGCCGAGGCGGGCTTCGACCCGGAGCAGCCTCCCCGAGATTGGGATTCGTTCCGAGAGGCCGCCATCGCTACCAGCAAGCGTGATGCGTCCGGCAAGCTGTTGGTTTCTGGGGTCGGCATCGGCGCCTGGAGTGGCCCCCGGGTCTTCATGCCCTGGCTCTACGCTTGGGGCGGGCGCATGTACAACGACGACCTTACCAAGGCCGAGTTCAACAGCCCCGAAGGCAAGGAGGTCCTCAACAACCTTGTCAAGCTGATCTACGAGGACAAGGTCACCGATTTCGGCTGGGGCGAGGAGTTCGAGGACTCGGTCAACGAGCCCTTCATCGCTGAGACCATGGCCATGACCTTCGACGTCCCCGCGGCCACCCGCAGAATCGTCCGCTGGCGGCCCGAGTTCCAGAACTGGGGGCTCGTCGGTCTGCCGGCCGGGCCCAAGGGCTTTGCTCAGATCGCCTCTGCCTGTGCCCTAATGATCCCCAAGAATGCCAAGCACCCCAAGGAGGCCTGGCGCGTCATCGAGTACTGGATGCAGCCCAAGGTGATGGTCCGCTGGGCCAAGGACATCTTCCGCCCGCCCAGCACTCTGGCAGCCATGGAGGACGAGAGCGTGATGCAGGACCCGCGCATCGCTCCCGTCACGGAGGCTTTGCAGTACACCGTAGAGATGCCGCAGACCACCAAGTACGGCGAGATCTTCAACACGCTCTCGGCGGAGATCGAGCTGGCGCTGGTGGGAGACAAGAGCGCGGACCAGGCCCTCGATGACGCGGCGGCGGCAGTAGATCAGATTCTGGCTCGGCCGTAA
- a CDS encoding carbohydrate ABC transporter permease, with product MGLTANTRSLIDKAGLYRGGRLGKLSTRALLYVVLTASSILMIVPFVWMLSTSLKPDYQIFEFPPSWIPRELNWGNYVDAWQKARFSRYALNTAVYAVFSTLGQVTLCSMAGYSFARLRFPGQNALFVLVLATMMIPFQMLLIPLFVILKRWPLAGGNNIFGSGGTGLIDTLVGLTLPNTISAFGIFLIRQFSLTLPGELADAARMDGCSEATIFWRIMMPLMKPALTTLAIFAFQDSWNDFTWPLVITMTEKTRTLQLGLQTFQNQFFTEWGLLMAGTTITVFPLVVLFIIGQRYFVQGIALTGTKG from the coding sequence ATGGGACTGACGGCCAACACGCGCTCCCTGATCGACAAGGCAGGCCTGTACCGTGGCGGCCGGCTGGGCAAGCTGAGCACGCGGGCGCTGCTCTACGTCGTCCTCACCGCCAGCAGCATCCTGATGATCGTGCCTTTCGTCTGGATGTTGTCTACCTCCCTCAAGCCCGACTACCAGATCTTCGAATTCCCGCCCTCGTGGATCCCACGCGAGCTGAACTGGGGCAACTACGTGGATGCCTGGCAGAAGGCGCGATTCTCGCGGTACGCCCTTAACACGGCCGTGTACGCCGTGTTCAGTACCCTGGGCCAGGTGACTCTGTGTTCAATGGCCGGCTACTCCTTTGCCCGGCTTCGCTTCCCTGGCCAGAATGCGCTGTTCGTGCTGGTGCTGGCGACCATGATGATTCCCTTCCAGATGCTCCTTATCCCGCTGTTCGTCATCCTCAAGCGCTGGCCTCTGGCCGGCGGCAACAACATCTTTGGCAGCGGCGGTACGGGCCTCATCGATACCCTCGTCGGCCTCACTCTGCCCAATACCATCAGCGCTTTCGGCATCTTCCTGATCCGCCAGTTCTCCCTCACTCTCCCCGGCGAGCTCGCCGACGCCGCCCGCATGGACGGCTGCAGCGAGGCTACCATCTTCTGGCGCATTATGATGCCTCTCATGAAGCCGGCCCTCACTACCCTGGCCATCTTCGCCTTCCAGGACTCCTGGAACGACTTCACCTGGCCCCTGGTCATCACCATGACTGAGAAGACCCGCACCTTACAGCTCGGGCTGCAGACGTTCCAGAATCAGTTCTTCACCGAGTGGGGCCTGCTCATGGCCGGCACTACCATCACCGTCTTCCCCCTGGTCGTGCTCTTCATCATCGGGCAGCGGTACTTCGTGCAGGGCATCGCCCTCACCGGCACCAAAGGATGA
- a CDS encoding sugar phosphate isomerase/epimerase produces the protein MTDDWPYAFKLGVVLEEIHPDPEVSLPFARDLGMTHVEFGSLWGRPLDQTSEADRERMRELLHQHGLQVAMVGPSTFKMVYLGHLRLDELASDPPFRRELESMRRVLEAARYFGSPLARTFSFRREGMVGLGNPSPRLPAGGEIEPGMLEKLGHALRLICEVADEAGVDLGLENVRSCWANTGHNTRRIVEAVGSPHLKVVWDPANAFVSGEEAAFPEGYDQVKPYVAHVHLKDARLLDPATGLTAWERIGDGEVDYKGQLAALMADGYRGVVSVETHYQPAGKSPAEATRLTTQGLRAVLASLS, from the coding sequence GTGACCGATGACTGGCCCTATGCCTTCAAGTTGGGCGTAGTCCTGGAGGAGATCCACCCCGATCCGGAGGTCTCTCTCCCCTTCGCCCGCGACCTGGGCATGACCCACGTGGAGTTCGGCTCCCTATGGGGCCGGCCGCTCGACCAGACAAGCGAGGCCGACCGGGAGAGGATGCGCGAGCTCCTGCACCAGCACGGTCTCCAGGTCGCTATGGTGGGGCCGTCCACCTTCAAGATGGTCTACCTGGGCCACTTGAGGCTGGACGAGCTCGCCAGCGACCCGCCTTTCCGACGTGAGCTGGAATCCATGCGACGCGTGTTGGAGGCGGCTCGTTACTTCGGCTCCCCTCTGGCGCGCACTTTCTCCTTCCGCCGGGAGGGGATGGTCGGGTTGGGCAACCCATCGCCCCGCCTCCCGGCAGGAGGGGAGATCGAGCCCGGTATGCTGGAGAAGCTGGGCCATGCTCTCCGCCTCATCTGCGAAGTTGCGGATGAGGCCGGAGTGGATCTCGGCCTGGAGAACGTGCGCTCCTGCTGGGCCAACACTGGCCACAACACTCGCCGCATCGTCGAGGCGGTGGGCTCGCCCCACCTCAAGGTCGTCTGGGACCCTGCCAACGCCTTCGTCTCCGGCGAGGAAGCAGCGTTTCCTGAAGGGTACGATCAGGTGAAGCCTTACGTGGCCCACGTCCACCTCAAGGACGCTCGGCTTCTCGACCCGGCCACCGGGCTGACCGCCTGGGAGAGGATCGGCGACGGCGAAGTGGACTACAAGGGACAGCTCGCCGCCCTCATGGCCGACGGGTACCGGGGTGTCGTCTCCGTCGAGACCCACTACCAGCCGGCAGGCAAGTCGCCGGCTGAAGCCACTCGCCTGACCACCCAGGGCCTGAGGGCCGTTCTGGCCTCGCTGTCATAG